TACCCTTAGGAAAATCACTTCAAGTAGAAGACCTCACGCATAGGCGTAATCGGCTCAGCCTCACCAAAGTCAAAGCTACCCTTAACCATCTTAGACGTAATCGCATTCCAACGTTGACACGGTTCACTTTGATCAATATAGGCAAATGCTTTTTCTACATCATCACACTCAAACACATAAAAAAACTGGTTACCATTTTGAAAAATTGAATAGTTTTTAAATCCTGCTTTTGTGTGTTCATCAAGAATCTCTTGCCAAGGCTCTAAGTGCATCTTTACGTATTCCTCTAAGGCTTCTTCTTTTATTTCCCAAGTCCATGCAAATTTATTACTCTTTTCCATTATACTATACCTTCCTTTTTTTGTATTCTATTCCACACATTTCCTGTGTATTATTTTGCAATGATCACACGTACACCTTGATCATCAAAGTAGTTCTTCCATGATTTATCTAATGGGTATTCGGTAATCACTGTATCAATCGCATCCGTCTCAATAATGCGCACCAAGGCTGACTGGTCAAACTTGGACTCATCGATGACCAAAATAGCTTCTTTGGAATTGGCAATCATATGACTCTTAAGCTCTGCCAAGGATTCTCGCGAATCCATCATCCCCCGCTCCTTTGATATCCCCTTGACCGAAAAAAACATCTTATCCGCATAATAGTGGTCAATAAATCTTGCTGCCATCGGTCCCTCAAAAGACAGGGTCTGGTCATTGAGGTTGCCCCCGATGCCAATAAGATGAATGTGCGTATACTGGCTCAACTGGTGAATCGCATTAAGAGAGTTGGTTATTACCGTAATACGCTTGGTCATATCCACTTGCTTAATAACCTCTAGAGCAGATGTACTAGCATCTATAAAGATAGTCTCACCATCTTCAACTAATTCAGAAGCATAGGTTGCAATCAAACGCTTTTGGTCCATATTTACTTTTTCTCGATCTGAGTAAGGCAGGTCATCGGACACCAGGTTGTCTAATACCGCACCACCATAGGTCCTCTTTAAAACCCCTTCTTTTTCCAGTTTTTCCAAGTCTCGACGCACCGTTTCCTCTGTGACTTCAAACTGTTCACTGAGCTCATTGACCCGCACCGATTTTTCCTTTTTGATCATCTGGACAATTTCTTTTCTTCTCTCGATTGGAAGCATCGCTGTCTCCTCTTCTCACAGACAAATCTGTGTTTTTCTTTTTTTCTCTGTGTTTATTATACATCCTTTGTCTGTTTGATGCAAGAAGAAAGAATTTCAAGCATGCCTTCTTGATAGAATAAAACAAAAGAATAAAACCACCTTATAAAATGATGGTTTTGAGTGAATTGATGCGTTTATACTTTTGATATATTTTCAAGAACGGAAAGGTCATGCTTATCTTTATCTCTTAATTCATAACCTGAATGAAAGAGCTTTTGTCCCTCTAGTGATATGCACGGAATTGTCTTTTCTAAAAACAATGCCGTACCAAATATTTCTTTGTCAAATTCATACCATCCACCTTCTAAATCTGCTTGTTTTGCACTTCC
This sequence is a window from Vallitaleaceae bacterium 9-2. Protein-coding genes within it:
- a CDS encoding L-rhamnose mutarotase; protein product: MEKSNKFAWTWEIKEEALEEYVKMHLEPWQEILDEHTKAGFKNYSIFQNGNQFFYVFECDDVEKAFAYIDQSEPCQRWNAITSKMVKGSFDFGEAEPITPMREVFYLK
- a CDS encoding DeoR/GlpR family DNA-binding transcription regulator: MLPIERRKEIVQMIKKEKSVRVNELSEQFEVTEETVRRDLEKLEKEGVLKRTYGGAVLDNLVSDDLPYSDREKVNMDQKRLIATYASELVEDGETIFIDASTSALEVIKQVDMTKRITVITNSLNAIHQLSQYTHIHLIGIGGNLNDQTLSFEGPMAARFIDHYYADKMFFSVKGISKERGMMDSRESLAELKSHMIANSKEAILVIDESKFDQSALVRIIETDAIDTVITEYPLDKSWKNYFDDQGVRVIIAK